The DNA sequence ACTTCCTCCTGGACTCAGGAGAGCCTTGGAAAGACATCCTCATCTGCATCGTCAGCTAGTGTTGTGCAGAAAAATAAACCTGTAGGAACCCATGTCTGAACATTGCTGAGATCTTTGGACATGATCTCATCTCAGATGAACAGGTCTTCTGTGAGCAGATGGGTCCAGTTGTCCAGCCGGATCACGGAGGAGTCCTCCTCCAGACTGTTCTAAGCATTAGCTTTCTGTTCCTGTTTCTCTAGATAACTGCACCCTGCAGCTGATCCACTTCCTCTAGTGTGGAATGTTCTGGACGTTCTGGTTCCTCAGGATAACTGAGTCCTGCAGCTGATCTCTGATGATGATGTAGGTGAAGATGTTCCTGTTTGCGCTGCAGAGCTGAATCAGGAACAGTCTCAGATCCGATGCTCCTCCATCTGGTCGGGTTCACTGCTCGTCCTCCTGATGTTGCAGTTTTCcagctgcagctccttcagctcAGATCTCCACCTGCAGTCTGCACCTCCTCCAACACCAGAACTTTGCTTTGGTTTGATCATCTCTCTCCGTGTTGGCTTCCCTTTGGAcctccttcctgttttcacCTGGCCCAGTAGAACCTGTGATCGTTTCAAAGCGAATGAATGAAAACGAATTTTGGAAAGAAAtcctgaaaatatattttttattttctgtccgTTAAACGAAACTTTAAATCCGACGTGCTGACGTCACAGCAGTGAGACGTTCTTGCAGTTGGTTCTGAAACGTTGGTCCCTGTTGTCAGAAccattactttttttatttttttgagagtTACTGTGAAAATCTAACCGAACTCTCCGGAACCAGTGGTTATCTGTTAACACTGGGCCTTGGTGTGCAACAGGGTACTGTTGACGCAGACTCAAGCTGATTAGGAACCAGAATTCTGCCAGAACCCGTGCTGATGGAGAACCACTACTTGGATGCTGCTGTTAAAAGAATATCCCACGCCCGGCCCTGCTGGTCCAGTGTTTTCCTTCACAATCAGAACCGGATATATTTCAGCAGTCCATTATGGTTCTGCTGTAGTTCTGCAGGGGGTGATAAAAGGGGTCAGTGTGAGAAGGATCCGGGATGGTTCTGTTCGCTGAGGACACTGAGTCCCCTCCGTACGTAACCGGCAGGTATGGTGTTTGGTTCTGTTGCTCGAACATCAGGCTGCTGATCGAGAACCTGCGGCTGAAGGAGCAGTGGGGGTGGTTCGGCTCCAGGTTCTGGTGCGCGGCCTGTTGGTGATGATAATGTTGGAGCGGCACCACCTCCGTCCGACGTGGGTTTAGGTGGACTTGCTTTGACTGAGGAGAAGAAGAGAAGCCGGAACCCGACCTTTGGGCATCGGTACAGGCCTTGGTTCCGGACCTGAAGCGCTTCTGTCTCCGCAGGAAGCAACCGTTCTGGAACATGTCTCCAGAGTCCGGGTGCAGGGCCCAGAAGGAGCCCTTTCCAGGCCAGTCCTTGGACCGGGTCACCTTGATGAAGCAGTCGTTGAAGGAAAGAGAGTGTCGGACGGAGTTCTGCCAGCGCTGCTGGTTCTGCCGGTAGAACGGGAACAGGTCCATTATCCATTGGTAGATCTGGTTCAGGGTCAGCATCTTGGTTCCGGACTGCTGGATGGCCATGCTGATCAGGGAGATGTACGAGTACGGTGGCTTGGCGTAGGTGGAGGCGCGTCTTGAGGTGGGGCCGCTGCAGATCGGTCCAAACCCCGGACTCAGAACCGGGCCGGCACTCTGCAGCGGCGGATTCATGCTGGCCATACCCGCCGCTACCAGTAAAGAACTCTGGCCCGAAACCGAGGGGTTGGTGACCCCAACCGGGTTCACGTAATCCGCGTTCATGTAGCAGGTGCCGGTGATCCCATGCGCGTTCATGTAGCTGCTGTTGGTCGCTGCAGAAGAGCCCTGAGagaaaatattaacattattatcattattattagttgtattataaataatatttacattcTCTGCGTTCAGGGTCGCACTGATCCGATCATTCAGATCTAAGTCCTACAGTAAGattaatatttctttctttatttattattttatttatgtccaGGTCTTTGTAGAGCAGAACAAGAACCACCTGAGCGGAACCTAAGTCCTGCACAGGCCCGAACATTTCTagagaaaataacagaaaaataatattgaatttattgtttgtttgattttttcattctttttttattgcttgtttatttgacaatttatttaatttgtttctaaTATTTTTTACCATATCTGGATTGCATTTTTCCTTGAAGTCATACATTTCgcacacatttttatattttaatattttctaaaacGAAGAACTTAACAAGCTCagaatattttacatattttgtaacaaaatattttcagttaatTTAAGATGTGGTTTTATTTAATAGGTTTTgagtctttgtgttttattgatcGTGAAAATGGACCCTTGGTTCGTGTTGTTCCGTTTCTTGTTTTCAGCCTCTCTGAcgttaaacacagaaaacacttttaaacgCAGCCATTAGAAGCAGATTTGCAaactaatattattattatctttattaatattattatcagGTTTAGGAAAAAGTTAATTAGTTTGTATTATTTAGTCTATAGAATAAAAGCACGTTTTAAAAGCCTCCATAAAGGAGCAAACATCGAAGATTAAACTGAGCTAAACTCCGCAGCCTGAAGTTAAgctttgaaattatttaaatcataAAGATCTTTCCCACAGAACTTTTCTCG is a window from the Girardinichthys multiradiatus isolate DD_20200921_A chromosome 15, DD_fGirMul_XY1, whole genome shotgun sequence genome containing:
- the LOC124882355 gene encoding hepatocyte nuclear factor 3-beta-like, coding for MRSAVRMDGHEHLDRSSGFFYREIEGSSAATNSSYMNAHGITGTCYMNADYVNPVGVTNPSVSGQSSLLVAAGMASMNPPLQSAGPVLSPGFGPICSGPTSRRASTYAKPPYSYISLISMAIQQSGTKMLTLNQIYQWIMDLFPFYRQNQQRWQNSVRHSLSFNDCFIKVTRSKDWPGKGSFWALHPDSGDMFQNGCFLRRQKRFRSGTKACTDAQRSGSGFSSSPQSKQVHLNPRRTEVVPLQHYHHQQAAHQNLEPNHPHCSFSRRFSISSLMFEQQNQTPYLPVTYGGDSVSSANRTIPDPSHTDPFYHPLQNYSRTIMDC